In Allorhizobium pseudoryzae, the genomic window ATCACCGAGGATATGGCGGAAGTGATCGACTTCAACCGGACAACCGGCAAGGAGCTGATGCATTGCGTCGATTTCGATGGCGAGATCTATATCCGCCAGGAGCGCAACGGCATGCTGATGGGCACCTATGAAAAGGATTGCCGCCCCTGGTCGCCGATCGAAACGCCCTGGACGTTCGGCCACGAACTCCTGGCGGAGGATCTGGAGCGCATCACCAACGAGTTGGAAGTCGGCTTCCGGCATTTCCCGGCCTTCAACAAGGCCGGCATCAAAAAGATCATCAACGGCCCCTTCACCTTCTCGCCGGATGGCAATCCGCTGGTCGGGCCGGTGCGCGGCATGACGAATTTCTGGTCTGCCTGCGCGGTGATGGCCGGCTTCAGCCAGGGCGGCGGCGTTGGCCTTGCGCTTGCCAACTGGATCATCGAGGGCGATCCGGGGTTCGACGTCTTTGCCATGGATGTCTGCCGTTATGGCGATTACGCGACGCTTGCCTATACCAATGCCAAGGTGCGGGAAAACTATTCGCGCCGTTTCTCGATCCGCTACCCGAACGAGGAGCTGCCGGCGGGACGTCCGCTGCTGACGACGCCGATTTATGACCGGCTGAAGGCGGAAGGTGCGGTCTTTGGCGCATCCTATGGCCTGGAAACACCGCTCTGGTTTGCGCCGCCGGGTGTCGAAGATCGTTTCACCTGGCGCCGTTCGACCGACTTCGAGCACGTGGGCGCCGAAGCCAAGGCGGTGCGCGCCGGTGTCGGGCTGATGGAGACTTCGGGGTTTGCCAAATATTCGGTGAGCGGCGAGGGGGCGGCGGAGTGGCTCGATCATATGCTCGCCGGAAACATCCCGCCGGCCGGCAAGATGGCGCTCGCCCCGATGCTGAACGAGGCCGGCAAGTTGATCGGCGACTTTACGCTGGCCAACCTCGATGATGACGATTTCCTGCTGATCGGCTCCGGTATTGCAGAGGACTACCATATGCGCTGGTTCGAGAGCCACTTGCCGGACGACGGCTCGGTGGAGATCAATCCGCTGGGCATGAGCCTCGTCGGCTTGGCGGTGGCCGGACCGAAATCCCGCGCGGTGCTGCAGGGGCTGACGCATGTCGATCTTTCAGTCGAAGCCTTTCCGTTCATGGCGATCCGCGAGCTCGATCTCGGCATGGCGCCGGTGCTGATCGGTCGCGTCAGCTATACGGGCGACCTCGGTTACGAGCTCTG contains:
- a CDS encoding GcvT family protein, producing MKSHARVVVIGGGVVGCSVLYHLTKFGWTDVVLVERSELTSGSTWHAAGGMHTINGDPNVAKLQKYTVELYKEIEEYSGQDIGLHMTSGLMLAATPERFDWMKSLLAKGKYAGGEARLISADEAYAMMPLLDPTQFVGAVFDPHEGHLDPYGTTHAYAKSAKKNGAEIYLHTKVEALSQTPDGTWRVITDKGEIFAEHVVNAAGLWAREVGRMVGLELPVLAMEHMYLITEDMAEVIDFNRTTGKELMHCVDFDGEIYIRQERNGMLMGTYEKDCRPWSPIETPWTFGHELLAEDLERITNELEVGFRHFPAFNKAGIKKIINGPFTFSPDGNPLVGPVRGMTNFWSACAVMAGFSQGGGVGLALANWIIEGDPGFDVFAMDVCRYGDYATLAYTNAKVRENYSRRFSIRYPNEELPAGRPLLTTPIYDRLKAEGAVFGASYGLETPLWFAPPGVEDRFTWRRSTDFEHVGAEAKAVRAGVGLMETSGFAKYSVSGEGAAEWLDHMLAGNIPPAGKMALAPMLNEAGKLIGDFTLANLDDDDFLLIGSGIAEDYHMRWFESHLPDDGSVEINPLGMSLVGLAVAGPKSRAVLQGLTHVDLSVEAFPFMAIRELDLGMAPVLIGRVSYTGDLGYELWMRPEYQRHVFEMLMEAGRPHSIRLFGLRALNALRLEKSYGSWSREYRPLYGPLEAGLGRFVALKKEANFVGKTSAIEEKLSGGTLRLITLIVDAKDADVLGDEPIFLNGQVVGWVTSGGYAHASGCSVALGYVPKAQAAVQSGWQIEVLGEMLKAVLQAEPLFDADGSLMRQ